In Ensifer canadensis, a genomic segment contains:
- a CDS encoding Na+/H+ antiporter subunit C yields MEIILSAAIGVLTASGVYLLLRPRTYQVIIGLSLLSYAVNLFIFSMGRLRVNAPPILEPGGVGDLSRYTDPVPQALVLTAIVIGFAMTALFLVVLLASRGFTGTDHVDGREQRSD; encoded by the coding sequence ATGGAGATCATCCTGTCTGCCGCCATCGGCGTCCTCACCGCCTCGGGCGTCTATCTCCTGCTCCGCCCACGCACCTACCAGGTGATCATCGGCCTGTCGCTGCTCTCCTATGCCGTCAATCTCTTCATCTTCAGCATGGGTCGGCTGCGCGTGAATGCGCCCCCCATTCTCGAGCCCGGCGGCGTCGGCGATCTCTCGCGCTACACCGATCCTGTGCCGCAGGCGCTGGTGCTGACCGCGATCGTCATCGGCTTTGCCATGACGGCGCTCTTCCTCGTCGTACTGCTCGCCTCGCGCGGCTTCACCGGCACCGACCATGTCGATGGAAGGGAGCAGCGCAGTGACTGA
- a CDS encoding monovalent cation/H+ antiporter subunit D, which translates to MSMEGSSAVTDWLHHLMILPILLPLMVGAAMIPIDERNRMAKGVMGFVSTLALFVLSMVLMRASASTEGFLAGTSVYQLGNWPAPFGIVLVLDRLSALMLCLTSGLALAAQVYSIARWHTAGHHFHSLFQLLIAGLNGAFLTGDLFNLFVFFEIMLAASYGLLLHGSGPLRVKAGLHYVAINLAASSLFLIGVSLIYGATGTLNMADLAVKLATISPENRQMVEVGAGVLGVAFLVKAGMWPLSFWLPTAYSAATPPVAAVFAVLTKVGIYVILRLSLLVFGANAGVSAGFGQTLLVVGGMLTIAFGAIGVLASQAMARLAAYSVLVSSGTLMAAIGLGHSSMIAGALFYLVSSTLTISAFFLLIELVERGRDAGADVLAVTMEAYGDADEDEEVDEAGAAIPGTMAVLGLCFCLCALLLAGLPPLSGFVAKFAILSGLFGLSGPEAAPAISAADWTYVTLLILSGLSAMIAMNRVGIRTFWASIENTVPRVFVIEIAPVVVLLGACIFLSLQAGPTMHYMQATADSLLDPSGYTQRVLRAPRAGGQ; encoded by the coding sequence ATGTCGATGGAAGGGAGCAGCGCAGTGACTGATTGGCTGCACCACCTGATGATCCTGCCGATCCTCTTGCCGCTGATGGTCGGCGCGGCGATGATCCCGATCGACGAGCGCAACCGCATGGCCAAGGGCGTGATGGGCTTCGTCTCGACGCTCGCCCTCTTCGTGCTCTCGATGGTGCTGATGCGCGCTAGCGCCTCGACGGAAGGCTTTCTTGCGGGCACAAGCGTCTACCAGCTCGGCAACTGGCCGGCGCCGTTCGGCATCGTACTGGTGCTCGACCGGCTCTCCGCGCTGATGCTCTGCCTGACGAGCGGCCTGGCGCTCGCCGCCCAGGTCTATTCGATCGCCCGCTGGCACACCGCCGGCCATCACTTCCACTCGCTGTTCCAGCTGCTGATCGCCGGGCTCAACGGTGCCTTCCTGACGGGGGATCTGTTCAATCTCTTCGTCTTCTTCGAAATCATGCTCGCGGCCTCCTACGGCCTGCTGCTGCACGGCTCGGGCCCGCTGCGCGTCAAGGCCGGCCTGCATTATGTCGCGATCAACCTTGCCGCCTCGTCGCTGTTCCTGATCGGTGTCAGCCTGATCTATGGCGCGACCGGCACGCTCAACATGGCCGACCTCGCGGTCAAGCTTGCGACCATCTCGCCAGAGAACCGCCAGATGGTCGAAGTTGGCGCCGGCGTGCTCGGCGTCGCCTTTCTGGTCAAGGCCGGCATGTGGCCGTTGAGCTTCTGGTTGCCCACCGCCTATTCGGCGGCAACGCCACCGGTTGCGGCCGTCTTTGCGGTGCTGACCAAAGTCGGCATCTACGTCATCCTGCGGCTGTCGCTGCTCGTCTTTGGCGCCAATGCCGGGGTGTCCGCCGGCTTCGGCCAGACTCTGCTGGTGGTCGGCGGCATGCTGACCATCGCCTTCGGCGCCATCGGCGTACTCGCCTCGCAGGCGATGGCCCGGCTTGCCGCCTATTCGGTGCTCGTCTCTTCGGGCACGCTGATGGCGGCGATCGGCCTCGGGCATTCCAGCATGATTGCCGGTGCACTGTTCTACCTCGTCAGTTCGACGCTGACGATCTCGGCCTTCTTCCTGTTGATCGAACTGGTGGAGCGCGGCCGCGATGCCGGCGCCGACGTTCTGGCGGTGACGATGGAAGCCTATGGCGATGCCGACGAGGACGAGGAAGTCGATGAAGCGGGTGCCGCCATTCCCGGCACCATGGCCGTGCTCGGCCTCTGCTTCTGCCTCTGCGCGCTGCTGCTCGCCGGCCTGCCGCCGCTCTCGGGTTTCGTCGCCAAATTCGCGATCCTGAGCGGCCTCTTCGGCCTTTCCGGCCCCGAGGCCGCGCCGGCGATTTCTGCCGCCGACTGGACTTACGTCACATTGCTGATCCTGTCCGGCCTCTCCGCCATGATCGCCATGAACCGCGTCGGCATCCGCACCTTCTGGGCCTCGATCGAAAACACCGTGCCGCGCGTCTTCGTCATCGAGATTGCCCCCGTCGTCGTGCTGCTCGGCGCCTGCATCTTCCTGAGCCTGCAGGCCGGGCCGACGATGCACTACATGCAGGCAACGGCCGATTCCCTGCTCGACCCGTCGGGCTACACCCAGCGCGTCCTCAGGGCGCCACGTGCGGGAGGGCAGTAA
- a CDS encoding Na+/H+ antiporter subunit E — protein MRTWFPYPLLSVGLLIIWLLLNQSVAPGTIVMGTILSVALGWVTLKLNPAHSHPRRILRTLRFGASVVVDVIRSNIAVMLVILRAGRRAPNSGFLTVDLDLEDENALALLACIMTATPGTAWLEYDRRRKSLLFHVLDMENEEIWLQTVKRYEAGLKEMFG, from the coding sequence ATGCGCACCTGGTTCCCCTACCCGCTGCTGTCTGTCGGCCTGCTCATCATCTGGCTGCTTCTCAACCAGTCGGTCGCCCCCGGCACGATCGTCATGGGCACGATATTGAGCGTCGCGCTCGGCTGGGTGACGCTGAAGCTCAATCCCGCCCACTCGCATCCGCGCCGGATCCTGCGCACGCTGCGCTTCGGCGCCAGCGTCGTCGTCGACGTCATCCGCTCCAACATTGCCGTCATGCTAGTGATCCTGCGCGCCGGACGGCGGGCGCCGAACTCGGGCTTCCTGACGGTCGACCTCGATCTCGAAGACGAAAACGCGCTTGCTCTGCTCGCCTGCATCATGACGGCGACGCCGGGCACCGCGTGGCTCGAATACGACCGCCGCCGGAAGTCGCTGCTCTTCCACGTGCTCGACATGGAAAACGAGGAGATCTGGCTGCAGACGGTGAAGCGCTATGAGGCAGGTTTGAAGGAGATGTTCGGATGA
- a CDS encoding K+/H+ antiporter subunit F — MTELAIIWSILIAQIMIGLAMAFALYRMVKGPRAQDRILGLDTLYINAMLMLLSFGIRTANSLYFESALIVALIGFVSSIAFGKFLMRGELIE; from the coding sequence ATGACTGAGCTTGCAATCATCTGGTCGATCCTGATCGCGCAGATCATGATCGGGCTTGCCATGGCCTTCGCGCTCTACCGCATGGTCAAGGGACCGCGGGCGCAGGATCGCATCCTCGGCCTCGATACGCTCTACATCAACGCCATGCTGATGCTGCTATCCTTCGGCATCCGCACCGCCAACAGCCTTTATTTCGAATCGGCGCTGATCGTCGCGCTGATCGGCTTCGTCTCGTCGATCGCCTTCGGCAAGTTCCTGATGCGCGGGGAGTTGATCGAATGA
- the mnhG gene encoding monovalent cation/H(+) antiporter subunit G, giving the protein MSHLTDLPTWAAIVVCGLVLLGAAIALIGSLGLLRLPDFYTRLHAPTLATSGGVILICTASIICFAVLQSRWVFHEVLIIVFVIMTTPVTLMLLGQAALYRDRVEQRRGVPLKQKPLPEESAE; this is encoded by the coding sequence ATGAGCCATCTGACCGACCTTCCGACCTGGGCCGCCATTGTCGTCTGCGGGCTCGTTCTTCTCGGCGCGGCGATTGCGCTGATCGGCTCGCTCGGCCTGCTGAGGTTGCCGGATTTCTACACCCGCCTGCATGCGCCGACCCTTGCCACCAGCGGCGGCGTCATCCTCATCTGCACCGCCTCGATCATCTGTTTTGCCGTGCTGCAGAGCCGCTGGGTGTTCCACGAAGTGCTGATCATCGTCTTCGTCATCATGACCACGCCGGTGACGCTGATGCTGCTCGGCCAGGCAGCACTTTATCGCGACCGCGTCGAGCAACGCCGCGGCGTTCCGTTGAAACAGAAGCCGCTGCCCGAAGAGAGCGCAGAGTAG
- the cobM gene encoding precorrin-4 C(11)-methyltransferase, producing the protein MTVHFIGAGPGAADLITVRGRDLIGRCPVCLYAGSIVSPELLQYCPPGARIVDTAPMSLDEIEAEYVRAAEVGEDVARLHSGDLSVWSAVAEQIRRLEKHGIGYTMTPGVPAFAAAAATLGRELTIPAVAQSLVLTRVSGRASPMPNTETLAGFGATGSTLAIHLAIHALDQVVAELTPLYGAECPVAIVVKASWPDERVVRGTLGTIAAKVAEEPIERTALIFVGLGLEASDFRESSLYDPAYQRRFRGRE; encoded by the coding sequence ATGACGGTACACTTCATCGGCGCCGGTCCGGGAGCGGCGGACCTGATCACGGTTCGCGGCCGCGATCTGATCGGGCGCTGCCCGGTCTGCCTTTATGCCGGCTCGATCGTCTCGCCGGAACTGCTGCAATATTGTCCGCCCGGCGCCCGCATCGTCGATACCGCGCCGATGTCGCTCGACGAGATCGAGGCGGAATATGTGCGCGCGGCGGAAGTCGGCGAGGATGTCGCCCGGCTTCATTCCGGGGACCTCTCGGTCTGGAGCGCGGTTGCCGAGCAGATCCGCCGGCTGGAAAAGCACGGCATCGGCTATACCATGACCCCCGGCGTGCCGGCCTTTGCCGCCGCGGCCGCGACGCTCGGTCGCGAGCTGACCATTCCGGCGGTCGCCCAGAGCCTGGTGCTGACGCGGGTTTCCGGTCGTGCCTCGCCGATGCCCAACACCGAGACGCTTGCCGGCTTCGGCGCCACCGGCTCGACCCTTGCCATCCATCTCGCCATCCATGCACTCGACCAGGTCGTTGCGGAACTGACACCGCTCTATGGCGCCGAATGCCCGGTGGCGATCGTCGTCAAGGCGTCGTGGCCGGATGAACGGGTGGTGCGTGGCACGCTTGGCACCATCGCCGCCAAGGTGGCCGAGGAGCCGATCGAGCGCACCGCGCTGATCTTCGTCGGTCTGGGACTGGAAGCGTCGGATTTCCGCGAAAGCTCGCTCTACGATCCCGCCTATCAGCGCCGCTTCCGCGGGCGCGAGTAG
- the cbiE gene encoding precorrin-6y C5,15-methyltransferase (decarboxylating) subunit CbiE: protein MAEVSNSDPAIVSPWLTIIGIGEDGVAGLGDEAKRLIAAAPVVYGGARHMELTHSLIKGEGRVWQSPFGRSVEEIVARRGSPVVVLASGDPFFFGVGATLARRVAAPEIRTLPAPSSFSLAASRLGWALQEATLVSLHGRPIDLVRPHLQPGNRVLALTSDGAGPKALAELLATSGFGQSRLTVLEALGGAGERVTTQIASRFMLGLVHPLNVCAIEVAADQGGRVLPLSAGRDDTLFEHDGQITKREVRALTLSALAPRKGELLWDIGAGSGSIGIEWMLADPAMRAIAIEASPERAARVGRNAEAFGVPGLTVVEGKAPAALSGLSRPDAIFIGGGGSEPGVMDAAVAALGSGGRLVANAVTTEMEAVLLQRHARLGGSLIRIDIARASPVGGMTGWRPAMPVTQWSWTKA, encoded by the coding sequence ATGGCTGAGGTGTCGAACAGCGATCCGGCCATCGTCTCCCCCTGGTTGACCATCATCGGCATAGGCGAGGATGGTGTAGCCGGTCTCGGCGACGAGGCCAAGCGGCTGATTGCCGCTGCGCCGGTCGTCTATGGCGGTGCCCGCCACATGGAGCTGACGCACTCGCTGATAAAGGGCGAGGGCCGCGTCTGGCAAAGCCCGTTCGGCCGCTCGGTCGAGGAGATCGTTGCGCGTCGCGGCAGCCCGGTGGTCGTGCTCGCCTCAGGTGATCCCTTCTTCTTCGGCGTCGGCGCCACGCTTGCGCGCCGCGTCGCCGCGCCTGAGATCCGCACGCTTCCGGCACCGTCCTCCTTCAGCCTTGCCGCCTCACGTCTCGGCTGGGCACTGCAGGAGGCAACGCTCGTTTCGCTGCACGGCCGGCCGATCGATCTAGTGCGGCCACACCTGCAGCCCGGCAACAGGGTGCTCGCTCTGACCTCGGATGGGGCGGGACCGAAGGCGCTCGCCGAGCTGCTCGCAACAAGCGGTTTCGGTCAGTCCAGGCTTACGGTTCTGGAGGCCCTTGGCGGCGCCGGCGAACGCGTGACGACGCAGATTGCCTCGCGCTTCATGCTGGGTCTGGTCCATCCGCTCAACGTCTGCGCCATCGAGGTGGCCGCTGATCAGGGCGGACGGGTGCTGCCGCTTTCGGCCGGGCGCGACGACACGCTGTTCGAACATGACGGCCAGATCACCAAGCGGGAGGTGCGGGCGCTGACCCTTTCGGCGCTGGCGCCGCGCAAGGGCGAGCTGCTCTGGGATATCGGCGCCGGTTCCGGCTCGATCGGCATCGAATGGATGCTGGCCGATCCGGCCATGCGGGCGATCGCCATCGAGGCCTCGCCGGAGCGCGCGGCGCGTGTCGGCCGCAATGCCGAGGCATTCGGCGTGCCCGGCCTTACCGTCGTCGAAGGCAAGGCGCCGGCGGCTCTCTCAGGCCTGTCGCGTCCCGATGCAATCTTTATCGGCGGTGGCGGCAGCGAGCCTGGCGTCATGGACGCAGCCGTTGCGGCGCTTGGCAGCGGCGGCCGGCTTGTCGCCAACGCGGTTACGACGGAAATGGAAGCGGTGCTGCTTCAACGCCACGCGCGGCTCGGCGGATCGCTGATCCGCATCGACATCGCCCGCGCCTCGCCGGTCGGCGGCATGACGGGATGGCGCCCGGCGATGCCGGTGACGCAATGGTCCTGGACCAAGGCCTAG
- a CDS encoding cobalt-precorrin-6A reductase gives MAGSLFDTSAMEKPRILILGGTTEARELASRLAGDMRYNTMISLAGRTADPRPQPVKTRIGGFGGAEGLAAFLNAEQIALVVDATHPFAARISQNAAAAVKAARVRLLALQRPQWQAEAGDNWTGVGTVAEAVVALGDAPRRVFLAIGRQEAFHFETAPQHSYVIRSVDPVTPPLKLPDATAILATGPFAETDEIDLLRAHRIDVIVAKNSGGAATYGKIAAARRLGIAVIMVERRKPTDVLSVSDCDAALERIDQWLSPA, from the coding sequence ATGGCCGGATCGCTGTTCGACACCTCAGCCATGGAAAAACCTCGCATTCTCATTCTTGGCGGGACGACCGAGGCCCGCGAACTGGCATCCCGCCTTGCCGGTGACATGCGTTACAACACCATGATCTCGCTTGCCGGCCGTACGGCCGATCCGCGCCCGCAGCCAGTCAAGACCCGCATCGGCGGTTTTGGCGGCGCCGAGGGGCTCGCAGCCTTCCTCAACGCCGAACAGATCGCGCTGGTCGTCGACGCGACACACCCCTTCGCCGCCCGGATTTCCCAAAACGCCGCCGCGGCGGTAAAGGCTGCGCGGGTGCGCCTGCTCGCCCTGCAGCGCCCGCAGTGGCAAGCGGAAGCCGGCGACAACTGGACCGGCGTCGGCACCGTTGCGGAGGCGGTCGTGGCCCTTGGCGACGCCCCGCGCCGTGTCTTTCTCGCCATCGGCCGGCAGGAGGCCTTTCATTTCGAGACTGCGCCGCAGCACAGCTACGTCATCCGCAGCGTCGACCCGGTGACCCCGCCCCTGAAACTGCCGGACGCGACGGCGATCCTTGCCACCGGCCCATTTGCCGAAACGGACGAGATCGATCTGCTTAGGGCTCATCGCATCGACGTCATCGTCGCCAAGAACAGTGGCGGAGCCGCAACTTATGGAAAGATCGCGGCTGCGCGCAGGCTGGGGATCGCGGTGATCATGGTCGAGCGCCGCAAGCCCACCGACGTGCTGTCGGTGAGCGACTGCGATGCCGCGCTCGAACGCATCGATCAATGGCTGTCTCCCGCATAG
- a CDS encoding precorrin-3B C(17)-methyltransferase → MTGTLYVVGTGPGNAEQMTPETAQAVSNAQEFFGYIPYLDRLNLRPDQMRIASDNREELDRAQAALTRAAAGAKVCMVSGGDPGVFAMAAAVCEAIDKGPAEWKSVDLVVTPGVTAMLAVAARIGAPLGHDFCAISLSDNLKPWEVITKRLKLTAEAGLVIALYNPISKARPWQLGEAFEILRGVLPATVPVIFGRAAGRPDERIAVMPLGEADASRADMATCVIIGSSETRIVAREGKPDLVYTPRFYAGDSH, encoded by the coding sequence ATGACCGGCACGCTCTATGTCGTCGGCACGGGCCCCGGCAATGCCGAGCAGATGACGCCGGAGACGGCGCAGGCGGTCTCAAACGCGCAGGAATTCTTCGGCTACATCCCCTATCTCGATCGCCTCAACCTCAGGCCCGACCAGATGCGCATCGCGTCGGACAATCGCGAGGAGCTTGATCGCGCACAGGCGGCACTGACGCGCGCTGCTGCCGGCGCCAAGGTCTGCATGGTATCGGGCGGCGACCCCGGCGTCTTTGCCATGGCGGCTGCTGTCTGCGAAGCGATTGACAAGGGACCGGCGGAATGGAAGTCCGTCGATCTCGTGGTGACGCCCGGCGTCACCGCGATGCTGGCGGTTGCCGCGCGCATCGGCGCGCCGCTTGGCCATGATTTCTGCGCCATCTCGCTGTCCGACAACCTGAAGCCCTGGGAGGTCATCACCAAGCGGCTGAAGCTCACGGCGGAAGCCGGGCTGGTGATCGCGCTCTACAATCCGATCAGCAAGGCACGGCCCTGGCAGCTCGGCGAGGCCTTCGAAATCCTGCGCGGCGTGCTGCCGGCAACAGTGCCGGTGATCTTCGGTCGCGCCGCCGGCCGGCCGGATGAGCGCATCGCCGTCATGCCGCTCGGCGAGGCCGACGCCAGCCGCGCCGACATGGCGACATGCGTCATCATCGGTTCGTCGGAAACGCGCATCGTTGCGCGCGAAGGCAAGCCGGATCTGGTCTATACGCCGCGTTTCTATGCGGGAGACAGCCATTGA
- a CDS encoding precorrin-2 C(20)-methyltransferase — protein sequence MSGAGMGRLIGVGTGPGDPELLTVKAVKALGEADVLAYFAKAGRSGNGRAVVEGLLKPGLIELPLYYPVTTEIDKDDGAYKSQITDFYNASADAVARHLEVGRTVAVLSEGDPLFYGSYMHLHVRLAGRFPVEVIPGITAMSGCWSLAGLPLVQGDDVLSVLPGTMAEGELGRRLADTEAAVIMKVGRNLPKIRRALAASGRLDQAVYVERGTMKNAAMTALAEKPDDEAPYFSLVLVPGWKDRP from the coding sequence GTGAGCGGGGCAGGCATGGGCCGGTTGATCGGCGTCGGCACAGGCCCCGGCGATCCGGAGCTGCTGACGGTCAAGGCCGTCAAGGCGCTGGGCGAGGCGGATGTGCTTGCCTATTTCGCCAAGGCAGGCCGCAGCGGCAATGGCCGCGCTGTTGTCGAGGGGCTGTTGAAGCCCGGTCTCATCGAATTGCCGCTCTACTATCCCGTGACCACCGAGATCGACAAGGACGACGGCGCCTACAAGAGCCAGATCACCGATTTCTACAACGCTTCTGCTGACGCAGTCGCCAGGCATCTCGAGGTCGGGCGGACCGTTGCGGTGCTGAGCGAGGGCGATCCGCTGTTCTATGGTTCCTACATGCATCTGCATGTGCGGCTTGCCGGGCGCTTCCCGGTCGAAGTCATCCCCGGTATCACCGCCATGTCCGGCTGCTGGTCGCTTGCCGGCTTGCCGCTGGTCCAGGGCGACGACGTCCTGTCGGTCCTGCCGGGCACGATGGCGGAAGGTGAGCTTGGACGACGCCTTGCCGATACCGAGGCCGCCGTCATCATGAAGGTCGGGCGCAACCTGCCGAAAATCCGCCGGGCGCTTGCCGCCTCCGGCCGGCTCGACCAGGCCGTCTATGTCGAGCGTGGCACGATGAAGAACGCGGCGATGACGGCACTTGCCGAAAAGCCCGATGACGAGGCGCCATACTTCTCGCTCGTGCTCGTTCCCGGGTGGAAGGACAGGCCATGA
- a CDS encoding precorrin-8X methylmutase: protein MPEYDYIRDGNAIYERSFAIIRAEADLSAFSEEEADLAVRMVHACGLVEASKQFVFSPDFVTAARGALKNGAPILCDAEMVARGVTRARLPAGNEVICTLRDPRTAELAAEIGNTRSAAALKLWGEHMAGAVVAIGNAPTALFYLLEMLRDGAPKPAAIIGMPVGFVGAAESKDALAENSYGVPFAIVRGRLGGSAMTAAALNSLARPGL from the coding sequence ATGCCTGAGTATGATTACATCCGGGATGGCAACGCCATCTATGAGCGTTCCTTCGCCATCATTCGGGCAGAAGCCGACCTTTCCGCCTTCTCCGAGGAGGAAGCCGATCTCGCGGTGCGCATGGTTCATGCCTGCGGCCTCGTCGAGGCGTCGAAGCAATTCGTGTTCTCTCCCGATTTCGTCACCGCTGCCCGCGGCGCCCTGAAGAACGGCGCGCCGATCCTCTGCGACGCCGAGATGGTGGCGCGGGGCGTAACGCGGGCGCGCCTGCCTGCAGGCAACGAGGTGATCTGTACGCTTCGCGATCCGCGCACCGCGGAACTGGCAGCCGAGATCGGCAATACCCGGTCGGCTGCGGCACTGAAGCTCTGGGGTGAGCACATGGCTGGTGCGGTCGTCGCGATCGGCAACGCGCCGACGGCGCTCTTCTATCTGCTCGAAATGCTGCGCGATGGCGCGCCGAAGCCGGCTGCGATCATCGGCATGCCGGTCGGTTTCGTAGGTGCTGCGGAATCGAAGGATGCGCTTGCCGAGAATTCCTATGGCGTGCCCTTCGCCATCGTGCGCGGTCGCCTCGGCGGCAGCGCCATGACGGCTGCAGCACTCAATTCGCTAGCGAGGCCGGGCCTGTGA
- the cobG gene encoding precorrin-3B synthase yields MSSCAVPTSQTMDAAASMRRGACPSLAAPMPTGDGLLVRLRPLDGSLTLSQFSDVAEAARQFGNGILEITARGNLQVRRLTASTVPGLAQAIGEAAIVVPDGVAIETPPLAGIDPEEIIDPRILAAVLRKEIAARGAALRLAPKLAIIVDGGGRFHLGDTVADLRLQAVGRGGDVWWNLSLAGTAATAKPICALRTEAVVPIVIRILAALTDIGPAARGRDLEIDAVQMLCPVGADFVEIVPAPMSVSPVVGIHDLGSTGAVLGLGLAFAQIDAISLIALLRQAAELGAREIRLAPGHSFFMLGLEPEAAEIVQRLALAQGFRIAADDPRNHIATCAGSTGCASAWMDTKAMARLWVETAPDLLDGSLTVHLSGCVKGCARPKASALTLVGAPSGYALVVNGAAKDGANAYTDENGMKSALERLAGLVRENKDAGESARSCLTRLGAARVSAAFEQG; encoded by the coding sequence ATGAGCAGTTGCGCCGTGCCGACATCGCAAACAATGGATGCCGCCGCCTCTATGCGCCGGGGTGCGTGCCCGTCGCTTGCAGCACCGATGCCGACCGGCGATGGCCTGCTGGTGCGGCTGCGGCCGCTCGACGGCAGCCTGACGCTTTCCCAGTTCTCTGATGTCGCTGAGGCCGCCCGGCAGTTCGGCAATGGCATCCTGGAAATTACCGCGCGCGGCAATCTGCAGGTCCGCAGGCTGACGGCATCGACCGTTCCCGGCCTTGCCCAAGCGATCGGCGAAGCGGCGATCGTGGTCCCCGATGGAGTTGCCATCGAGACGCCACCGCTTGCCGGCATCGATCCGGAAGAGATCATCGACCCACGGATCCTCGCTGCCGTGCTGCGCAAAGAGATCGCCGCACGAGGCGCTGCACTGCGGCTGGCGCCGAAGCTCGCCATCATCGTCGATGGCGGCGGCCGGTTCCACCTCGGCGATACGGTTGCCGATCTCCGTCTGCAGGCTGTCGGGCGCGGCGGGGACGTCTGGTGGAACCTATCGCTTGCGGGAACCGCTGCAACGGCGAAGCCCATTTGCGCGCTTCGAACCGAGGCGGTCGTGCCGATCGTTATCCGGATTCTTGCAGCGCTGACCGACATCGGGCCGGCTGCGCGTGGCCGGGATCTCGAGATCGATGCGGTGCAGATGCTCTGTCCGGTGGGCGCCGACTTTGTCGAGATCGTTCCGGCTCCGATGTCGGTGTCTCCGGTCGTCGGTATCCACGATCTCGGCTCGACTGGTGCTGTCCTTGGCCTTGGGCTCGCCTTCGCCCAAATCGACGCTATCAGCCTCATCGCCCTTCTGCGGCAAGCCGCGGAGCTTGGGGCGCGAGAAATCCGGCTTGCGCCCGGCCACAGTTTCTTCATGCTGGGTCTGGAGCCGGAAGCGGCCGAAATCGTCCAGCGGCTGGCGCTGGCGCAGGGCTTTCGTATTGCAGCGGATGACCCGCGAAACCACATTGCCACCTGCGCCGGCAGCACCGGCTGCGCTTCCGCATGGATGGACACCAAGGCGATGGCGCGGCTATGGGTGGAAACGGCGCCGGATCTGCTCGACGGCTCGCTGACGGTGCACCTCTCCGGTTGCGTCAAGGGCTGCGCCCGTCCGAAGGCGTCGGCGTTGACGCTGGTGGGTGCGCCATCAGGATATGCGCTTGTCGTAAATGGGGCGGCGAAGGATGGCGCGAATGCCTACACCGATGAAAATGGAATGAAATCCGCGCTGGAACGGCTGGCTGGCCTGGTGCGGGAAAACAAAGACGCTGGCGAATCGGCGCGGTCCTGTCTTACACGGCTGGGTGCCGCGCGCGTCTCGGCTGCGTTCGAACAGGGATAG
- the cobF gene encoding precorrin-6A synthase (deacetylating): MRKLLIIGIGSGNPEHMTVQAINALNRADVLFIPTKGEKKTELAEVRREICARYVTRADSRTVEFAVPVRRTEGVSYDGSVDDWHARIAEIYERLIDGELTEDGTGAFLVWGDPMLYDSTIRIVERVKARGKVAFDYDVLPGITSLQALCASHRIPLNLVGKPVEITTGRRLSESFPKRSQTSVVMLDGEQAFQRIDDPDAEIYWGAYLGTPDEIVISGRLADVKDEILATRARERQRMGWIMDIYLLRKGADFEE; encoded by the coding sequence GTGCGAAAACTTCTGATCATCGGCATCGGCTCCGGCAACCCCGAGCATATGACTGTACAGGCGATCAATGCGCTCAACCGCGCCGACGTGCTGTTCATCCCGACCAAGGGTGAGAAAAAGACCGAGCTTGCGGAGGTGCGCCGCGAGATCTGCGCGCGCTACGTCACGCGCGCCGACAGCCGCACGGTCGAATTCGCTGTGCCGGTCCGCCGCACCGAGGGCGTCAGCTATGATGGCAGCGTCGACGACTGGCATGCCCGCATCGCCGAAATCTACGAGCGCCTGATCGATGGCGAACTGACCGAAGACGGAACCGGCGCCTTTCTCGTCTGGGGCGACCCAATGCTCTATGACAGCACCATCCGCATCGTCGAACGGGTGAAGGCGCGTGGCAAGGTCGCGTTCGACTATGACGTTCTTCCCGGCATCACCAGCCTGCAGGCGCTTTGCGCCAGCCACCGCATTCCGCTGAACCTTGTCGGCAAACCGGTCGAGATCACCACCGGGCGCCGCCTGTCCGAAAGTTTTCCGAAGCGCAGCCAGACGTCGGTCGTCATGCTCGATGGCGAGCAGGCATTCCAGCGGATCGACGATCCGGACGCCGAGATCTACTGGGGCGCCTATCTCGGAACGCCAGACGAAATCGTCATCTCCGGCCGCTTGGCCGACGTCAAGGACGAGATCCTGGCGACCCGCGCAAGGGAACGCCAGCGCATGGGGTGGATCATGGATATCTACCTCTTGCGCAAGGGTGCCGATTTCGAGGAATAG